A genomic window from Mesorhizobium sp. 131-2-1 includes:
- a CDS encoding NIPSNAP family protein has translation MDLARNKTASPVAELRQYTLKPGRRETLIDLFDREFIESQEAAGMTIIGQFRDLDRPDMFVWMRGFDDMAARKDALTAFYDGPVWAVHKDAANATMIDSDDVLLLRPAWPGAGFDLKGLCRPAPAEVENQSENNRLPGIVEIRIHHLRSGAEAGFANRFETDAVPLLAANGARLLGAFLSERAENTFPRLPVRSDENVLLVVTGFDDEAARTGHLTALAASPAWQVFLGKAEPDLARPTETLRLSPTSRSLLGLALQ, from the coding sequence ATGGACCTTGCTCGAAACAAAACGGCCTCACCCGTCGCCGAACTCCGGCAGTACACGCTGAAGCCCGGCCGGCGCGAAACGCTGATCGATCTCTTCGACCGCGAGTTCATCGAGAGCCAGGAGGCGGCGGGCATGACCATCATCGGCCAGTTCCGCGACCTCGATCGGCCCGACATGTTCGTCTGGATGCGCGGCTTCGATGACATGGCGGCACGGAAGGACGCGCTGACCGCCTTCTATGACGGGCCGGTCTGGGCGGTGCACAAGGATGCCGCCAATGCGACGATGATCGATTCCGACGACGTGCTGCTGCTGAGGCCGGCATGGCCGGGCGCCGGCTTCGACCTCAAAGGGCTGTGCCGGCCAGCGCCGGCCGAAGTCGAAAACCAAAGCGAGAATAATCGCTTGCCCGGTATTGTTGAGATCCGGATTCATCATTTGCGATCCGGCGCTGAAGCCGGTTTCGCAAACCGTTTCGAGACCGATGCCGTTCCGCTGCTTGCGGCGAACGGTGCCCGGTTGCTCGGAGCCTTTCTCAGCGAACGTGCGGAAAACACCTTCCCGCGCCTGCCGGTACGGTCGGACGAAAACGTCCTTCTCGTCGTCACCGGTTTCGACGACGAAGCTGCGCGAACGGGGCATCTGACCGCCCTCGCCGCCTCGCCGGCATGGCAAGTGTTTCTCGGCAAGGCCGAGCCGGATCTGGCCAGGCCGACGGAAACCCTGCGGCTCTCGCCGACATCGCGGTCGCTGCTCGGGCTAGCCTTGCAATGA
- a CDS encoding TetR/AcrR family transcriptional regulator, whose translation MRQKRTNDPEGMRRRVLDVAEESFQARGYHASSLGDLMATAGVTGGALHHHFPTKKALALAVIEERVAAAVDETWIVPVRAAPSAREGVRAVFEAVAAELERQGFVRGCPLNNLAHELSLADPDFRSSLAGIFAGWRRAIADKVRADQQAGRDEGTDPERFAALAVAAYSGAMSMAKTAQDAGVLRECLEALERSAPPSPSGLAAKRRRRVLLRPS comes from the coding sequence ATGCGCCAAAAACGCACCAATGACCCGGAGGGCATGCGCCGCCGTGTGCTCGACGTGGCGGAAGAATCTTTCCAGGCACGCGGCTATCACGCCTCCAGCCTCGGCGACCTGATGGCGACGGCGGGCGTCACCGGCGGCGCGCTGCATCACCATTTCCCGACCAAGAAGGCGCTGGCGCTGGCGGTGATCGAGGAGCGCGTGGCTGCCGCCGTGGACGAGACCTGGATCGTGCCGGTGCGCGCCGCCCCTTCGGCGCGCGAAGGCGTGCGCGCCGTGTTCGAAGCAGTGGCGGCGGAACTGGAGCGGCAAGGCTTCGTGCGCGGCTGCCCGCTCAACAACCTCGCCCATGAACTGTCCCTCGCCGACCCGGATTTCCGCTCTTCGCTTGCCGGCATTTTTGCCGGCTGGCGGCGGGCGATTGCCGACAAGGTGCGTGCCGACCAGCAGGCCGGCAGGGACGAAGGCACCGATCCCGAGCGCTTCGCCGCGCTGGCGGTCGCCGCCTATTCCGGCGCCATGTCGATGGCCAAGACGGCGCAGGATGCGGGCGTGCTGCGGGAGTGTTTGGAAGCGCTGGAGCGGAGTGCGCCGCCATCACCCAGCGGATTGGCGGCGAAACGACGCCGCAGGGTGCTGCTCAGACCATCTTGA